Below is a genomic region from Pristis pectinata isolate sPriPec2 chromosome 37, sPriPec2.1.pri, whole genome shotgun sequence.
CTCTCTCTGTCAAGACAACACAAAGTAAGATGGCTATTGTGTGTGGAGATGTACTCGCCAGAGAGACAGAGACGGGGGATAGTGTCGAATCCAGGCAGAGGTTGCTGGCGGAAGGATATATTTCCAATTGGAGGTCTGTCACCGGTGGTGTTCCGCGAGGATCAGTGCTAAGAAAGTAGGTTTAATGAGCAAGTCTGCAGACGGTGATGCTGTGGATAGtcaggaaggttgtctaaggatacagagggttattgatcagttggaaagttgggcaaaacattggaattggaattgtttattattataacgtgtaccgaggtacagtgaaaagcttgtcctgcacaccgttcgtacaggtcaattcattacacagtgcaatgaggtagtacaagggaaaacaataacagaatgcagaataaatgttacagctacagagaaagtgcagtgcaggcagacaataaggtgcaaggtccagaACAtgataggttgtgaggtcaaaagtccatcttattgtactagagaactgttcaacaatcttataacagcgggacagaagctgtccttgagcctggtggtacgtgctttcaggcttttgtaacttctgcccactgggaggggggagaagagagaatgtgcaggttgggtggggtctttgattatgctggctgctttaccgaggcagcgagaagtgtagacagtccacggaggggaggctggtttccgtgatgcgctgggctgtgtccacaactctctgcagtttcttgcagtcccgggcagagcagttgccgtaccaagccgtgatacatccagataggatactttctatggcgcatcgataaaagttggtgagtgtcaaaggggacatgccaaatttctatatcagtagtgagggtcaatggggacactAATCCAGACATGTGCaaggtgatgtgttttgggaagtcaaataggtgtAGGACATATATTGTAAATGGTCGGGCCCCAGGGAGTGCTgacgaacagagagaccttggggtacaaatccacagatcactgagagAGGCAGTACGGGtggataggctggtgaagaaggcatctggcacactTGCCTCCGTAGGTCAGGGAACGGAATATGAGAGTTGTGATGTTATGCTACAAAGGTTAGGCCCTACTTGGAGtgtgtgtgcagctttggtcaccacactatagggaaGGTGTGGATAGAATAGACGGTCAAAATCGATGGTAGGACCATCGACAACAAGTGGGCTCAGGCTTAagtcaagaggaaggagttttaaaggggacctgaggggtaagtttttttacacagagtggatgatatctggaacgtgctgccagaggaggtagtggaatgtACAATCACAACgtctaagagacatttagaccaacacttgaacaggcagagaaccagtcctaatgcaagcaaatggaatcaGTGTTGATGGGGGAAAGGGTCAACATTGACGAGGTGTGTccgggggcctgtttctgtgctgtacaatgctgGTGTTTCCAATGAGTCACGTCAGGAATCCCTCCCTAAACCCACTGGTGTCCGACCACGTTAGTCTGGGGTCGGCCATGTTGGAGAGGAATGAGTGTAAAATTGGCAGGACCCTGGGGTAGATCCACAGTTCTGCTCCCCAGGTTTAGGGATGTACTTGCGTTGGGGATCGTGCAGAGAACGTTGGGTCTTGGGGTGAAGGAGGTGCCTTGGAGAAGCTGAGCAAGGTGCACTGGAGTCTGGAGAGGTGTCCTTGAGTTTGATTCATATCTCCTCTATGAGCTCCCAAACCCAGAGGAATGGAATTCAGGGAAAGTCCGTGTCGATGGAGATAGGATTCAGGGAAAGTCCGTGTCGATGGAGATAGGATTCAGGGAAAGTCCGTGTCGAGGGAGCTGGGATTCAGGGAAAGTCCGTGTCGAGGAAGCTGATTAAAGGGAAAATCCATGATCATTAGCTAGGATTTGGGGAGAGTCCGTGACTTGTGGAGAATCTGTGATCGGGAGCTAGGGATTTGGGGAGAGTCCACGATCGGAAAATGGGCGTGTCCATACATGGGGTCCCGAACCACTGCCCCTTGTCACCAAAGGTCTGAGCCTGTCCACAGCCCCTGAACCGACCACAACCCTCTCCCTGTTGGAGGagcgtttgacgtctctgggcctgtactcgatgaagttcagaaggatggggcagggaatctcattgaaacctaccagacacaaaggcctggacagagtggacgtggaggggatgcttccatcagtgggagagtccaggatccgagggcacagcctcggaataaagggacgtccctttagaactgagatgaggaggaatttcttcagccagagggcggtgaatctgtggaattcgttgccacagggggcaagtcattgggtgtattgaaggcagagattgatgggttcttgatcggtgagggggttaaggattacagggagaaagtgggagaatgcgagaaaaaaatcagccctgattgaatggtggagcagactcgatgggctgaatggcctaattctgcccctttTCCTTATGGTTCCCAAACAGGCAGCATGGAAACTCCAACATGGACTCCACCAGATCATCGACCAGTGACTGCAACCTCTGACCAAACACCAGGCGCTAACCCCTCAACACCAGAGGAAGAGAAGTCCGTGGTGATCTCGACGGTATTCCCCGGACCCACTCCCCCTCTGGGAATGAGGGGACGGAGCTCGGAATCCTCATCTCTTTCCCTCACCTCCGGTCAGTATTCCATTCCGgacactcctcctcccccctcactgcccctcctgcaGCGCGCCgctcccccctcactgcccctcctgcaGCGCGCCgctcccccctcactgcccctcctgcaGCGCGCCgctcccccctcactgcccctcctgcaGCGCGCCGCTCCCCGCTCACTGCCCCTCCTGCAGCGCGCCgctcccccctcactgcccctcctgcaGCGCGCCgctcccccctcactgcccctcctgcaGCGCGCCgctcccccctcactgcccctcctgcaGCGCGCCgctcccccctcactgcccccgctccctcctcactgccccacacACGTGCTTGTGTGCTGGACATGGGATTTTAACCCACAAGTCTCCAATTTGGAGATGTGAGCAAACAAAGattgaaggagggagggagggaaatagagaaagagggggaggggggagagagagggagacggggggagggagggggatagaggtggggagagagagagagagggagatctaTGCACAGCACCAAGGTAGAatgagcgagagagggagagaggcaagaACAGGGTTAACCAGTGTCAGTGAACCACTTGGCCCTGATACACTTTCATTTCTTAATGCAGCCCAGAGTGAATAGAACAAGTGCTTTTCCCAGGAAAACAGGAAGTAGGGATAGGAGCTTTAGAAAGTCATCAAACAGAAGCTGTGCAGCTGGCAATTGTCAACCTCATCAAATAAATGTCCCTCTGCTGCCTGTCAatctctgtcgctctctctctgtcgctttctctctctgtctctgtctctctctttccctcacactttctctctctctccgtctaatctgtttttctctctctttttaccttaatctctctttctttctctctttatcccttcctgcctccttctctctcttttttccttactctctctctccccctctctcccttcctgcctCATTCTCTCaatctatttctctctttccaactTCTCTCTCCCTGCCACATTCCCTCTTTcctactccctccccccctctctccccctctctctctctctccccccctctctctctccctctctctctccctccccccctctctctctctctctccccccctctctctctccctctctctctctctctccctctctccctctctctctctttctctcctctctctctttctgtctcacaCTTTCTGCCAAggtcactgggtccaaaccccggaactccctccccagcagcactgcgggagcaccttccccagaaggactgtagcGGTTCGAGGAGGCGTTTCACCCCCACCTTCGGAAGGGGCTATAACTGCTGGCCTTCCCAGAACTCTCCAGATCCCAGGAATTATGAACAAAACATTGGGTTAGACGGAGCACGGGTGACGACGGAGAATGAGGGACAGACTAGAGGGAGCGAACATCCCGTCGCAATGCGTCCTGGTTTCCATCTCTAATTCCTGTGTTTTCCATCCAACAGGGCACAGAGGTTCCAAGGAGAATTTTTCAGAGGGCGGGATGTTCACCACTGATTCCAGTTCGGAGGGGAGCCATGAGTCACGGGTGCAACTATCCAACAGCAAGGCGGCATTGCTGATCTTCATTCCCGTcagcttcctcctcctcctcctgtccatCACTGCCTACAAATGGTGCAAGAAGTCCAAGTTAACAGgtgggggcaacttttttcccTCAAGGCAgaagaaggaggccactcagcccattccCCCCTGTGACAACAGCTGAGTCATTTGGCTCTATAACCGCCTGCTGTCCAACACTGCCCTCAGAGAGGGAGCAgggtcaaggtcgagtttattgtcatctgcacaagtccatgtgtgcatgggtgcaatgaaaaacttacttgcagcagcatcacaggcacagagcaccagataagcagcattcacaagaaaaacataaattaaacttaaattgtacacaatttttgcaagaaagaacacaattagaacattgtagtgcaaagtggtcccagtgttgctgtactgaggcagtgattagggttgtgccggtcagttcaagaaccgaatggttgaagggaagtagctgttcctgaacctggtggtgtgggacttcaggcttctgtacctcctgcccgatgggagctgtgagaagatggcacagcccggatggtggggatctttgatgatggatgttgccttcttgaggcaacgcctcctgtagatactcccgatggtggggagggatgtgcccgtgatgtattgggctgagtccacgaatctctgcagcttctaatgagatggagagagaggtccCACTGCAGTTACAATAAGATCCTAGTCCGATAAGacagactcctgacctcacaacctaacTCGTCGTgtcagaatcaaagaccccacccaccccggacattctctcttctcccccctcccagcaggcagaagatacaaaatcctgaaagcacgtaccaccaggctcaaggacagcttctattccactgttataagactattgaacggtcccctagtacgataagatggactcctgacctcacaatctacctcattatgaccttattacctgcctgcactgcactttctctgtaacagtaacactttattctgtattctgttattgctttaccttgtaccacctctacgcactgttgtaatgaaatggtctgtacagacggcatgcaaagcaaagtttgtcactgtaccttggtacacgtgacaacaataaactgagTTACCAGTTTAGTTAGAACAGCactctctgctccttcacacctCTGGTGTTCAACCTCAGGAGGTCTGGCTGCTCAGCTTGGGACGGGGGAGTCAGTCTGGACCCACCAGCTAGCGGACCATCCGGAGCCTAGGCTGGACCCTCGACCCTCGACCCTCGACCCATCCAGCGGAATTCCTCCACGTGACCTCTGTCCCTCCCTGCCCCAGGGTGACTGAACCCGTCAACACTGCCACAGCCAACTGGTGTCCACCACCAGAGTGGTAGACCCACCCCTTCCTGGGACTGCGTGTGTTCTCCTGGTTTGGAATCCGCCCTGATTTCCAAGGGGGGAGACCTATCGATCACTTTTATAAGGGATAGCAGACACAGGCTGGAGTGTCCTTTCCCAGGAGGAGGTCTGTCTGCAGAGTGACTCCCCTTCCAACACCCCATCTACAGGACACAGGTCAAGAGTGTGACAGGACACTCCCCTCCTGCCCGGGTGAGTGAGGGTCCAACAACTCCTGAGGAGCTCCACACCGCCCCGGGATGgagcagcccgctcgatcggcaccccGTCCACCCCCCCAAACACCCCCTCACAGTGCACCGTCTACAGAACGCACCgcggttactcgcccaggctactccgacaccACCCCccaaaccacacccccccccccgacccctccCCAGcaggaaggacgagggcagcggGGGTGCAGGGGagcgccaccacctgcaggttcccctcccggTCACACACcgtcccaacttggaaatatcttgccgttccttcaccgtcgctgggtccaagccctggaaccccctccccaccagcaccacgggagcaccttccccagagggactgcagtggtttgaaGGGGGCGGCTCAGCCTCGCCTTCCCAaggggcagtcagggatggggaataaatgctggtcttcctAGTGAGGCCCAGATCTGGAGAATGAAGACTGCAATCAATGAGAGAGAGGGCACCGTGCTAAAACCTGTCGCCGTTCCCTTTCCTCAGGCACCGAGCACCATTCCAACGCCTCCATCCGGTGACATCGAATGGATACCCATGTGTCGGTCAACGTGAGCCGCAGTGCAGCTGTTTGCAGTTTCAGTCATCGTTCCCTTCCGCCGGTCCCCATCGGTGTAACCCGTGTCAGCCCCATAACCTCCTGGCATCGTCTGATCCTGGACTGCCGGTCACTTCCACGGTGCGGCCGTCCCTTGGCACTGCCTCTCGCGCACGGCTCTCTCCTGGCACTAACCCAGCAAGTGTggcgctcccccccccactcgccGCCCGTCCCGCAGTGCGGaactccctcaccgcccctcccacaagtCCACTGCTCCCGTGCTGCCCCACCAAACTGCTGCCGTGGGATTGTGCCCAGTTTCCCAGCGTGGGGACTCGAACCCTCGACCTCCATCCTCCAGGACGAGACGCCTCCGTTCTGGGCCCCGCGAAGTTTCTGATCACTTGGAAAAGAAACAAGAGAGtcctgcaaacactcagcaggtcgagcagctactgtggagagagaaacaatccgAGTTTCAGATAAGGAACCCTTCCTTCATCTGCCCTGAGGGAGAAGGGTCAGGATGGGTTTGGAAATGCTGGTGGAACAGAGAGAATTTCTCGGATAAAATTACGCCACGTAGTAGCTGGAGTGTGAAGTAATGGGGGTACAGTTTGCTACTGTTATAGCATGATCTGACTGCACACAGAGGGAGAGAGTTaaggggacggtgggggggggggcagcaaaTTATATAAACAGACAGGAAGCCAGAGCAAGTTACTTACAGCTGGAGAATTCGATTCCGAGCCCTGCAGATTGCAGTGTGTTGAccgaagatgaggtgttgttcctccagcttgtgttgGAATTCACCATAACAGAGCAAGAAGCCACAGACCGATTGGTGGGAGTGGGAATTGGACGGACAGTTAAAGGGACAGTGTCCGGAGCGCTGAGGGTCACTCCTGAGGACCGagcgcaaagtggtcacccagtctatGTTCGGTTTCTCTGGTCTCGAGGAGGTCTCATTGTGATCACCGGTACCAgcacagtttaaggtgagaaagaggggaaagatttaaggtgagaggtgagagatttaaaaggaacttgaggggcaactttttcacccagtgggtggtccgtatgtggaacgagctgccagaggaagtggttgaggcaggtacattaacgacatttaaaaggtacttggacaggtcacaagatcacaagacaagggagcagaagcaggccattcggcccatcgagtctgctccaaggaaagggaaat
It encodes:
- the LOC127586531 gene encoding uncharacterized protein LOC127586531, with the translated sequence MASLREICWLSSWFALGSLLMWSALAFKSELLDEGCCKEFFPKKWKESAFGEFSPSYKMIRHCAKTQSALLVNHKRRGKVCLNFSLPWVKKLKDYIDNAQNRASLPRAVKQFDSRDTTPGRQATTGANPRSDGLSSILPTTAVWNSTLSVKTTQSSMETPTWTPPDHRPVTATSDQTPGANPSTPEEEKSVVISTVFPGPTPPLGMRGRSSESSSLSLTSGHRGSKENFSEGGMFTTDSSSEGSHESRVQLSNSKAALLIFIPVSFLLLLLSITAYKWCKKSKLTGTEHHSNASIR